A portion of the Stigmatella aurantiaca DW4/3-1 genome contains these proteins:
- a CDS encoding HD domain-containing protein, translating to MLRQVLLSDVDVEALKAGKDWALLAARFPAVAVQALASGEGAQVLRLEVEEWRAPGFDPSSWDPRIFTAAETERLALHLVGAEDEGLARSALEILTRYQGLVGQRNADSSGSLFDHFLDRHRGQYALGEASVRARYQHALDTWQWVLWLEPQADLATQLAALCHDLDESAGPEPHGHALERTQALLAETRVDTATRERVQGLLSHRGLSTGPGGQPLLEQADALSFLSLNSDGFRQHFSPEHRCWRGGLAWLRGTALLAPFAS from the coding sequence CTGTCCGACGTGGATGTGGAAGCGCTGAAGGCGGGCAAGGACTGGGCCCTGCTGGCGGCACGGTTTCCGGCCGTGGCCGTGCAGGCACTGGCCTCGGGCGAAGGCGCGCAGGTCTTGCGCCTGGAAGTGGAGGAGTGGCGCGCCCCAGGGTTCGATCCCTCCTCATGGGATCCCCGCATCTTCACCGCGGCGGAGACGGAACGGCTGGCCCTGCACCTGGTGGGAGCGGAGGACGAGGGGCTCGCGCGCAGCGCGCTGGAGATCCTCACCCGCTACCAGGGGCTCGTCGGCCAGCGCAACGCGGACTCCTCCGGTTCCCTGTTCGACCACTTCCTGGACCGGCATCGCGGCCAGTACGCGCTGGGCGAGGCCTCCGTGCGCGCGCGCTACCAGCATGCGCTGGATACCTGGCAATGGGTGCTGTGGCTGGAGCCCCAGGCGGACCTGGCCACCCAGCTCGCGGCGCTCTGCCACGATCTGGACGAGTCGGCGGGACCGGAGCCGCACGGCCACGCACTGGAGAGGACCCAGGCGCTGCTGGCGGAGACCAGGGTGGACACGGCCACGCGCGAACGCGTCCAGGGGCTGCTGAGCCACCGGGGGCTCTCCACCGGACCGGGCGGGCAGCCGCTCCTGGAGCAGGCGGACGCCCTCTCGTTCCTGTCGCTCAACTCCGACGGCTTCCGGCAGCACTTCAGCCCCGAGCACCGGTGCTGGCGGGGAGGACTGGCCTGGCTGCGCGGCACCGCGCTCCTTGCCCCCTTCGCCTCATGA